A window of the Lolium perenne isolate Kyuss_39 chromosome 7, Kyuss_2.0, whole genome shotgun sequence genome harbors these coding sequences:
- the LOC139833841 gene encoding uncharacterized protein — MAKDASSGALSGPAVVKRRADDFRACGRDISPDGLGAGTSDAHRRLHQKGVLLPNPPAGNGGQRLAGRLASAFARALGCFYLFAGRLAMSLRCTGEGAEFVHAVPPGVTVDDVAVSLYVPHVVWSPSSPTASSSPRHVLRGVLEPGDGGDRELATVRRVRQRFWVGRAEQWCEQVYGRLTVYDGTGGRGSTGQEVCLAPEALVRLVADDEFINQEFKTD; from the exons ATGGCGAAGGATGCTTCAAGCGGCGCATTGTCCGGCCCGGCCGTCGTCAAGCGGCGAGCGGACGACTTCCGAGCCTGCGGTCGAGATATTTCACCTGACGGCCTGGGAGCTGGGACCTCAGATGCTCACCGTCGACTGCATCAGAAGGGCGTGCTCTTGCCCAATCCCCCCGCCGGAAACGGAGGCCAGCGGCTCGCCGGGCGCCTCGCGTCGGCCTTTGCGCGCGCGCTGGGGTGCTTCTACCTTTTCGCCGGCCGCCTCGCCATGTCGCTGCGCTGCACCGGCGAAGGCGCTGAGTTCGTCCATGCGGTACCGCCCGGTGTCACCGTGGACGACGTCGCTGTGTCGCTGTACGTTCCTCACGTGGTCTG GTCACCGAGCTCGCCGACGGCGTCTTCCTCTCCACGGCACGTGCTTAGAGGGGTTCTGGAACCCGGCGATGGTGGTGACCGGGAACTCGCCACGGTTCGACGCGTGCGGCAACGATTTTGGGTGGGCCGTGCGGAGCAGTGGTGTGAACAGGTCTACGGGAGGTTGACCGTGTACGACGGGACCGGCGGCCGTGGGAGCACCGGACAGGAGGTGTGCCTCGCGCCGGAGGCGCTCGTGCGGCTTGTTGCAGACGATGAGTTCATCAATCAGGAGTTCAAGACCGACTGA